One genomic region from Nitrososphaerota archaeon encodes:
- a CDS encoding DEAD/DEAH box helicase, with product MRIRDLPLPKPLVDLLEEKGYVDLYPPQEEAVRRGALQGTNVLLTTPTASGKTLVAIIAAGKRILEDGGKVVYLTPLRALAAEKYEEFKMLEALTKPDGSNVKVRISTGDYDSPGEFLRDGDLIVLTNERFDSILRHGASWIDDVRLYVADEVHLVGLPRRGPTLESILTKIRAFSPDSQIIGLSATITNGATIAKWLGAELINIDWRPVKLVEGVWDHGRIVYADGRTKTVKSTGRGAAIDVAADVLDEGGQALIFAETRRRAVSLAAKAAEVTKRYLTEEEKRELSEVSRRILTEVEETSLSRSLAEAVECGSAFHHAGLASIHRRIVEEAYRSGLIKILTATPTLAAGVNLPARRVVISSLYRYDAEYGGQSLLSVLEYKQMCGRAGRPKFDDIGETILLASPSFTKEELFENYIKGKPEPITSQLSDEGMLRTHLLATIASLPGLTDDDIDEFFSKTLFTLQYRRPTVKIRLSRCLSTLLRDGLVEKVGRRYMATEFGKRISLLYIDPETGVLFKKALQRSRAGQRYEAGIIHIISIAPDMSPKLALRSKDTDEAREYIEEHSEEFLIQPYEEAAYWSGSDSFRNVLVLDAWIREASEDSILEKYGVEPGDLYRITENAEWLLYSFEEIAKLLQINYLIDEIEELRMRVKYGVRAELLPLTKLEGIGRVRARALYSRGFTDLSKIASAKEEQLASVPKIGPALAKKIKKQVQSLR from the coding sequence TTGCGTATAAGAGACCTACCCCTGCCTAAACCCCTTGTTGATCTGCTGGAGGAGAAGGGTTACGTAGACCTCTATCCACCCCAAGAAGAAGCCGTTAGGAGAGGTGCGCTCCAAGGAACCAACGTCCTTCTAACGACACCAACCGCTAGCGGCAAGACACTTGTGGCGATAATCGCTGCTGGCAAAAGGATTCTGGAAGATGGGGGGAAGGTGGTCTACCTCACACCCCTAAGAGCGCTAGCTGCTGAAAAGTATGAGGAGTTCAAGATGTTGGAGGCTCTGACAAAACCCGATGGCTCGAACGTTAAGGTACGCATCTCAACAGGGGACTATGATTCCCCGGGTGAGTTTCTTAGAGATGGTGATCTAATCGTCTTAACCAACGAGAGGTTCGACTCAATACTTAGACACGGTGCTTCTTGGATAGATGACGTGAGGCTGTATGTTGCGGATGAGGTGCACCTAGTAGGTTTACCGAGAAGGGGACCCACTTTAGAGAGCATACTAACCAAGATCAGAGCCTTTTCCCCAGATTCACAGATAATAGGTTTGAGCGCTACGATAACGAATGGGGCTACGATAGCAAAATGGCTTGGTGCTGAGCTCATCAACATAGACTGGAGACCAGTAAAGCTCGTTGAAGGTGTCTGGGACCACGGCAGAATTGTCTACGCAGACGGCAGAACCAAGACCGTAAAGAGCACTGGAAGAGGCGCTGCGATAGATGTTGCCGCAGACGTGCTCGATGAAGGCGGGCAGGCACTAATATTTGCGGAGACTCGAAGGAGGGCTGTTAGCTTAGCGGCTAAAGCTGCTGAGGTCACTAAACGCTATCTTACAGAGGAAGAGAAGCGAGAGTTGAGTGAAGTAAGTAGGAGGATATTGACTGAGGTTGAGGAGACCTCGTTGAGCAGATCTCTAGCTGAAGCGGTTGAGTGCGGTTCAGCGTTCCACCACGCTGGTCTCGCATCTATCCATAGAAGGATCGTCGAGGAAGCCTACAGAAGTGGGCTAATAAAGATACTAACAGCAACACCAACGCTTGCTGCCGGAGTTAACCTTCCCGCCAGGAGGGTTGTGATATCAAGCCTCTATAGATATGATGCAGAGTATGGTGGGCAGAGCCTGCTTTCTGTACTTGAGTATAAGCAGATGTGCGGTAGAGCTGGTAGACCTAAGTTTGATGATATAGGTGAGACAATCCTCTTGGCTTCGCCCTCATTCACCAAAGAAGAGCTCTTCGAGAATTACATAAAAGGTAAGCCTGAACCCATCACATCACAGCTCTCAGACGAAGGTATGCTTAGAACACATCTACTTGCTACAATAGCCAGCCTACCGGGGTTGACCGACGATGATATTGACGAATTCTTCTCCAAGACGCTCTTCACGCTGCAGTATAGGCGACCTACGGTGAAGATTAGGTTGAGCAGATGCCTATCTACCCTGCTAAGAGACGGGTTAGTTGAGAAGGTCGGTCGCAGATATATGGCTACAGAGTTTGGCAAACGAATCTCGCTACTCTATATAGATCCTGAAACGGGAGTGCTATTTAAGAAGGCGCTTCAAAGAAGTAGGGCTGGGCAAAGATACGAAGCCGGTATAATCCACATCATCTCAATAGCGCCTGATATGTCGCCTAAGCTTGCTCTCAGAAGCAAAGATACGGATGAGGCTAGGGAGTATATAGAAGAGCATAGCGAAGAATTCCTCATACAACCCTATGAGGAAGCGGCTTACTGGAGCGGCTCGGACTCCTTCAGGAATGTGCTTGTATTAGATGCTTGGATAAGGGAGGCTAGCGAAGACAGCATACTAGAAAAATATGGTGTTGAACCCGGAGACCTCTACAGAATAACCGAGAACGCCGAGTGGCTACTCTACTCTTTTGAGGAGATTGCCAAACTACTCCAGATCAACTACTTAATAGATGAGATCGAAGAGCTGAGAATGAGAGTAAAGTATGGTGTTAGAGCCGAGCTGCTGCCTCTAACTAAACTCGAGGGCATAGGGCGAGTTAGAGCCAGAGCCCTCTACAGCCGAGGATTCACAGACCTTAGCAAGATTGCTTCAGCCAAAGAGGAGCAGCTAGCCTCAGTACCTAAAATAGGACCAGCGTTAGCCAAGAAGATAAAGAAGCAGGTTCAGAGTTTGAGATGA